Below is a genomic region from Dictyoglomus sp..
GTATTATTATGATACCAATTATTACAAAAGCTACAGAGGAGTCCTTAAAAATGGTCCCAAATTCGGTAAGAGAAGCAGCCTATGCTTTAGGAGCTCCAAAATGGAGAACAATAATAAAGGTAGTTATACCCTCAGGAAGTAGTGGTATAATAACAGGAATCATGGCCGCACTAGCAAGAGCTATGGGAGAAACTGCTCCCCTTTTATTCACTTCTCTTAATAATTCCTTTTGGAGTTTAAGATTAGATCAACCTATTGCCAGTTTGACGGTAACCATATATAATTATGCTACATCTCCCTATAAAGAATGGAAAAGTATAGCTTGGGCGTCTTCATTTGTATTGGCTATGATTGTTTTAATTTTAAATATTTTTGCTAAATATTATGCAAGAAGGAAAACTTATTCTTAAAGAAGAGGAAAAAACATTGGAAAAAATTAGAACAGAAAATTTTAATGCCTGGTTTGGTCCTATTCATGTTTTAAAAAATATAAATATATCAATAAAGAAAAATACTTTAACAGCAATTATTGGACCTTCTGGTTGTGGAAAAACAACTTTACTTAGATGTTTTAATCGTCTTCATGAATTAACTCCGGGAACTAAAATTGAAGGAAAAATATTTCTAGATAATTTAAATATTTACGACAACCATGTAGATCCTGTTTTAATTAGAAGAAAAATTGGAATGGTATTTCAAAGACCTAATCTTTTTTATAGCATGAATATATATGAAAATGTAATCTCAGGATATATCCTAAATCGAAGGCGCGTTTCTAAAGAAGAGTTAGATAATATCGTAGAAAAAAGTTTAAGACTTGCAGGAATATGGGACGAAATAAAGCATAGATTAAAAGACCATCCCTCAGAACTTTCTGGTGGACAACAACAAAGAGTCTGTATTGCAAGAGCTCTAGCAGTAGAACCTGAAGTTTTGTTAATGGATGAACCTACATCTGCATTAGATCCTATATCCACCTATAAG
It encodes:
- the pstB gene encoding phosphate ABC transporter ATP-binding protein PstB gives rise to the protein MEKIRTENFNAWFGPIHVLKNINISIKKNTLTAIIGPSGCGKTTLLRCFNRLHELTPGTKIEGKIFLDNLNIYDNHVDPVLIRRKIGMVFQRPNLFYSMNIYENVISGYILNRRRVSKEELDNIVEKSLRLAGIWDEIKHRLKDHPSELSGGQQQRVCIARALAVEPEVLLMDEPTSALDPISTYKIEDTIKSLKEHVTIIIVTHNMQQAARISDETIFMYLGEIIEHGKTSEIFTNPKKKLTEDYITGRFG